DNA from Synechococcus sp. CBW1108:
TACCAGGGCTCCGATGGCTCCGGTGGGGTGGAGAAGGCCACCTACCGGGTCAGCGCCGACTGCATCGGCACGGCCACCTACCCGGACGGCCAGAAGGCCACCAGCTTCGTCAGCCCGGACGGCAGCCGCTTCGTGTACACGATCATGGCGGCGCCGGGCACCCAGCCCACGGCGCTCTCTGGCTCGGAGGTGCGGGTGGCACCCTGAGGGCTTAGCGTTGATAGCAATGCTTTCAACGCAAGCGGGCACCAGCGATGGCCGCCCTCACGATCCGCAACCTCGACGAACACACCAAGGCTCAGCTCCGCATCCAGGCCGCCCGGCAGGGGCGCTCCATGGAGGAGGAAGCGCGCAGAATCCTCCGCTCCGCCATCGAAGCCAGACAGCCGGCCGGAAACGGCACGGGGCTGGGCAGCTGTATCCAGGCCCACTTCGCCCAGCTCGGCGGCGTGGAGCTGGACCTGCCTGACCGTTCATCCCAGCCCTGTCCAGCTGAGTTCAGCCGGAAGGGCTCGCGGTGATCCTGCCCGATACCAATGTGATCTCGGAGCTGATGCGGCCCAAGCCCGATCCAGGGGTGCTGGCTTGGGCCGATGGCCTTGATCCCGAGGAGGTGGCGATCACAGCCATGAACGAGGCCGAAATCCTGCACGGCCTGGCCCGATACCGGCTGGACAGCGCCAGGTGCAACTCCGGCAGAGCTGGGAGGGGCTGGTGTCCGAGCTGTTCAGTGGCCGGATCTGGTCCTTCAGCAGCGAAGCCGCCCACTGGTATGCCGAACTGCTGTGGCAACGCGAACGGCTGGCGCGGCCTATGGCGACGGCCGATGCGGTGATCGCGGCCACGGCGCTGGCCAATGGGGCGCCTCTTGCTCACGAGACGTCCACGACTTCGCCGAGATCGGCTTGGCATTGATCAATCCCTGGGGCTGAGCCAGCAGTAGCAGCGATGGCCCATCCGCCGGGGGAAGGCCTCGCCGACGAATTGCCGAAAGCTGCGCCTAAGGTCATTTCTGCTTGGCGTCGTGTGACTAAGAGGTGACTGCATCTGATCAGCA
Protein-coding regions in this window:
- a CDS encoding plasmid stabilization protein codes for the protein MAALTIRNLDEHTKAQLRIQAARQGRSMEEEARRILRSAIEARQPAGNGTGLGSCIQAHFAQLGGVELDLPDRSSQPCPAEFSRKGSR